CGGATGGTTCGTGGACTTATCCCCAGGTACTCGGCGGCCTCCGGGATAGGTAAAAGACGCTTACCTGCCCCCCGTAGCTCCTGGCGAAGGGCTCGTACTTCGGCCAGGACCGTCTGGAGGTCTGCGTTAGGCTGAGAAGATTTCATGCGGCTCA
Above is a window of Desulfobaccales bacterium DNA encoding:
- a CDS encoding helix-turn-helix domain-containing protein yields the protein SRMKSSQPNADLQTVLAEVRALRQELRGAGKRLLPIPEAAEYLGISPRTIRNDLSRKIFPVKPVRYGGKLLFRREDLDHYIDSLGAE